The following coding sequences are from one Enterococcus sp. 4G2_DIV0659 window:
- a CDS encoding BspA family leucine-rich repeat surface protein, whose translation MRKFNHQLTGGIAVYRVNTDYYKNVGVGKQLVTALEADEGILGYSNYDRNQIFGSNPFYYAGKNLSNGVQPIQINKKTIPSTKLSDGNYLETSLTVMSDSAAEMTVKIGEDGYVPVEKIEIEPKDLTLEFGESIELKATITPENATYKGIEWSEKFFIPSFPKMVDKNGKVTVPKSMFASGILEVTAKSIDGEKSNTIKVKIISKKVTGISLAQENVTLNVDETQKLDYSIQPENAADKRVDWSSSNEEVVTVSKDGVITAKKQGNALVTATTTEGKKTATSKVSVVGRADAEGVFGTVPWSWEKESQTVTFKGGKFFDTDTYNSIYEKIEKLPELEGKKIKKIVFKEPIELSQNSSALFYWLGYLESIEGAHFLDTSKVVDMSLMFMNTLALTSLDIRNWDVSNVKVMNSMFYAAGAIEELDLNTWDVSNVEVMSSMFFNMRKLKKLNINNWDVRNVIEMSDAFNMTLSLPELNLSGWNTNKATGYIQEFTGTNDRLEKFVLGENCQLPIKYYYAGFPMDGGETYTGRWLKVSETGETIKVYETAKDLLDTYDCNGGIFIRERKE comes from the coding sequence ATGAGGAAGTTTAATCATCAACTGACAGGAGGAATTGCTGTCTACCGTGTGAACACAGATTATTATAAAAATGTAGGAGTCGGAAAACAACTTGTTACGGCTTTAGAAGCTGATGAAGGTATCCTAGGATACTCTAACTATGACAGAAATCAAATATTTGGAAGTAATCCTTTTTACTATGCTGGAAAAAATCTAAGTAATGGCGTGCAACCTATTCAAATTAATAAAAAAACAATCCCTTCTACGAAGTTATCCGATGGTAATTATTTAGAAACTTCGTTAACTGTTATGTCTGATTCAGCAGCTGAAATGACTGTGAAAATTGGGGAAGATGGATATGTACCTGTTGAAAAAATAGAAATTGAGCCTAAAGATCTGACTCTTGAGTTTGGTGAATCGATTGAACTGAAAGCCACAATTACACCAGAAAATGCAACGTATAAGGGAATTGAATGGAGTGAAAAATTCTTTATTCCTTCTTTTCCTAAAATGGTTGATAAAAATGGAAAAGTAACGGTACCTAAGTCGATGTTTGCTTCGGGAATTCTAGAAGTTACAGCAAAATCCATAGATGGTGAGAAATCCAACACAATTAAAGTGAAAATAATTTCCAAAAAAGTGACTGGAATCTCTTTAGCACAAGAAAATGTAACATTAAATGTTGACGAAACACAAAAATTAGATTATAGCATTCAACCAGAAAATGCGGCAGATAAAAGAGTTGATTGGTCAAGTTCAAATGAAGAAGTGGTTACGGTAAGCAAAGATGGCGTCATTACAGCTAAAAAACAAGGAAATGCATTAGTCACAGCTACAACTACAGAAGGAAAAAAGACAGCAACGAGTAAAGTTTCAGTGGTTGGTAGAGCAGATGCTGAAGGAGTATTTGGGACAGTACCATGGAGTTGGGAAAAAGAAAGTCAGACAGTAACTTTTAAAGGTGGAAAATTCTTTGATACAGATACCTACAACAGTATATATGAAAAAATCGAAAAACTACCGGAGTTAGAAGGAAAAAAAATAAAGAAAATAGTGTTCAAAGAGCCAATTGAGCTCTCTCAAAATTCAAGTGCTCTATTTTATTGGTTAGGTTATTTAGAAAGTATTGAAGGAGCTCATTTTTTAGATACAAGTAAAGTAGTAGATATGAGTTTGATGTTTATGAATACACTTGCGTTGACTTCCTTAGATATCCGTAATTGGGATGTAAGTAATGTTAAAGTAATGAACAGCATGTTTTATGCAGCGGGTGCAATCGAAGAATTGGATTTGAATACTTGGGATGTAAGTAATGTTGAAGTTATGTCATCTATGTTTTTTAATATGAGGAAGTTAAAGAAACTGAATATAAATAATTGGGATGTAAGGAACGTTATAGAAATGAGCGACGCATTTAATATGACTTTGTCATTACCTGAATTAAATTTAAGTGGCTGGAATACAAATAAAGCTACAGGTTATATTCAAGAATTTACAGGCACAAATGACAGATTAGAAAAATTTGTTTTAGGAGAAAATTGTCAATTACCTATCAAATATTATTATGCTGGTTTTCCAATGGATGGAGGAGAGACTTACACAGGAAGATGGCTAAAAGTATCGGAAACAGGAGAAACTATAAAAGTATACGAAACTGCAAAAGACTTGTTGGATACTTATGATTGTAATGGCGGGATTTTTATTAGAGAAAGAAAAGAATAG